Proteins from a genomic interval of Caulobacter rhizosphaerae:
- a CDS encoding 3-hydroxyacyl-CoA dehydrogenase NAD-binding domain-containing protein, which yields MKHAMTAINNVTDLTVEGDIGVVTLNSPPVNALSAAVREGLKGAFEQAIADPAVKAIVLICQGKTFIAGADITEFGKAMTGPSLQEVQDVIENAPKPVVAAIHGTVLGGGLEVALVAHYRVAVPSAKAGLPEVNIGLLPGAGGTQRLPRVVGVEKALEMVTTGQHVPAKAALAMGLFDSIVEEGALRDGAIAFARVVLAEDKPLTRIRDQNAKVEAARGKPEIFSEFRKANARKFRGFKAPEYNIQCVEASVNLPFDEGLKLERKLFMELMSGSQSAAQRHAFFAERQAAKIPDVPDDTPIIPVRKVGVIGAGTMGGGISMNFLNAGIPVTIIEAKAENLDRGVGVIRRNYENTAKKGRLTEADVEKRMGLLTPSMNLEDLADCDLIIEAVFELMEIKQEVFGKLDRIAKPGAILASNTSYLDIDVIAASTSRPESVIGLHFFSPANVMRLLEIVRGAKTDKSVIATSMQIGKTIGKVAVLVGNCHGFVGNRMLAQRQREAMSLILEGAMPWDVDRVLYDFGLPMGPFAMSDLAGLDIGWDPAKTSSSTIREVLCEMDRRGQKNGKGFYDYDENRVAKPSAEVEKVILDFAEKRQIQRRQISDQEILERCLYPMVNEGAKILEEGKAIRASDIDTVWINGYGWPVYTGGPMFWGELVGLDKVLAGMKAFQEQHGDDFKPSALLERLVAEGKGFKDA from the coding sequence GTGAAGCACGCCATGACCGCGATCAACAACGTCACGGATCTGACCGTCGAAGGCGACATCGGCGTCGTCACGCTCAACTCGCCGCCGGTCAACGCCCTGTCGGCGGCCGTGCGCGAGGGGCTGAAGGGCGCGTTCGAGCAGGCGATCGCCGATCCGGCGGTCAAGGCCATCGTGCTGATCTGCCAAGGCAAGACCTTCATCGCCGGCGCCGACATCACCGAGTTCGGCAAGGCCATGACGGGGCCGTCGCTGCAGGAGGTGCAGGACGTCATCGAGAACGCGCCCAAGCCGGTGGTCGCCGCGATCCACGGCACGGTGCTGGGCGGCGGGCTGGAGGTGGCGCTGGTGGCGCACTACCGCGTCGCCGTCCCCTCGGCCAAGGCGGGCCTGCCCGAAGTGAACATCGGCCTGCTGCCCGGCGCGGGGGGCACCCAGCGCCTGCCGCGCGTCGTCGGCGTCGAGAAGGCGCTCGAGATGGTCACCACCGGCCAGCACGTGCCGGCCAAGGCCGCCCTGGCCATGGGCCTGTTCGACTCGATCGTCGAGGAAGGCGCCCTGCGCGACGGGGCCATCGCCTTCGCCCGGGTGGTGCTGGCCGAGGACAAGCCCCTGACCCGCATCCGCGACCAGAACGCCAAGGTCGAGGCCGCGCGCGGCAAGCCCGAGATCTTCAGCGAGTTCCGCAAGGCCAACGCCCGCAAGTTCCGCGGCTTCAAGGCTCCAGAGTACAATATCCAGTGCGTCGAGGCGTCGGTGAACCTGCCGTTCGACGAGGGGCTGAAGCTCGAGCGCAAGCTGTTCATGGAACTGATGAGCGGCAGCCAGTCGGCCGCCCAGCGTCACGCATTCTTCGCCGAGCGCCAGGCCGCCAAGATCCCCGACGTGCCCGACGACACCCCGATCATCCCGGTCAGGAAGGTCGGGGTGATCGGGGCCGGCACCATGGGCGGCGGCATCTCGATGAACTTCCTCAACGCCGGCATCCCGGTGACGATCATCGAGGCCAAGGCGGAGAACCTGGATCGCGGCGTCGGGGTGATCCGCAGGAACTACGAGAACACCGCCAAGAAGGGCCGGCTGACGGAAGCCGACGTCGAAAAGCGCATGGGTCTGCTGACCCCGTCGATGAACCTGGAGGACCTGGCCGACTGTGACCTGATCATCGAGGCCGTGTTCGAGCTGATGGAGATCAAGCAGGAGGTGTTCGGCAAGCTGGACAGGATCGCCAAGCCCGGCGCGATCCTGGCCTCCAACACCTCGTACCTCGACATCGATGTGATCGCCGCCTCGACCAGCCGCCCGGAAAGCGTGATCGGCCTGCATTTCTTCTCGCCGGCCAATGTCATGCGCCTGCTGGAGATCGTGCGCGGCGCCAAGACCGACAAGTCGGTGATCGCCACCTCGATGCAGATCGGCAAGACGATCGGCAAGGTCGCGGTGCTGGTCGGCAACTGCCACGGCTTCGTCGGCAACCGCATGCTGGCCCAGCGCCAGCGCGAGGCCATGAGTCTGATCCTGGAAGGCGCGATGCCGTGGGACGTCGACCGCGTGCTCTACGACTTCGGCCTGCCGATGGGGCCGTTCGCGATGAGCGACCTAGCCGGCCTCGACATCGGTTGGGACCCGGCCAAGACCTCCTCGTCCACTATCCGCGAGGTGCTGTGCGAGATGGATCGCCGCGGCCAGAAGAACGGCAAGGGCTTCTACGACTACGACGAGAACCGGGTCGCCAAGCCCTCGGCCGAGGTGGAGAAGGTCATTCTCGACTTCGCCGAGAAGCGCCAGATCCAGCGTCGCCAGATCAGCGACCAGGAAATCCTGGAGCGCTGCCTGTACCCGATGGTCAACGAAGGCGCCAAGATCCTGGAGGAGGGCAAGGCGATCCGGGCGTCGGACATCGATACGGTGTGGATCAACGGCTACGGCTGGCCAGTCTATACCGGCGGCCCGATGTTCTGGGGCGAACTGGTGGGCCTGGACAAGGTGCTGGCCGGGATGAAGGCGTTCCAGGAGCAGCACGGCGACGACTTCAAGCCCTCGGCCCTGCTGGAGCGCCTTGTCGCCGAGGGCAAGGGGTTCAAGGACGCCTGA
- a CDS encoding serine hydrolase domain-containing protein, with amino-acid sequence MSTPEAVGLSSDRLKRIDAFIQERYVAPGKLPCALVQVWRRGQLAHTTILGAADKERGLPLQADSLFRIYSMTKPITSIAFMMLVEEGKVALDDPVHRFIPSWKKLGVFQAGGAGAFMTRAVDQPMRILDLLRHTAGLTYGFQQRTNVDAAYRKLKLDGVDSEGGLEAFVETLGTVPLEFSPGEAWNYSVATDVLGYLVQVISGQPFDQFLKARIFDPLKMVDTGFFVPEGQRHRFTACYTLNPKGEVVLQDDPATSRYFSDPSVKSGGGGLVSTADDYMRFCRMLLNGGELDGARIVSPKTLKLMTLNHLPGGRELTEMSRSLFSETVFEGLGFGLGFAMTVDQARTRNLGSLGEYFWGGMASTAFWIDPVEDLAVVFMTQLIPSSAYPIRRELRTLVYAALTESDA; translated from the coding sequence TTGAGCACGCCTGAGGCCGTGGGCCTGTCGTCCGATCGATTGAAGCGCATCGACGCCTTCATCCAGGAACGCTACGTCGCGCCCGGGAAGCTGCCCTGCGCCCTGGTCCAGGTCTGGCGTCGCGGCCAGTTGGCGCACACGACGATCCTAGGTGCGGCGGACAAGGAGCGCGGGCTGCCGCTGCAGGCCGACAGCCTGTTTCGCATCTATTCGATGACCAAGCCGATCACCTCGATCGCCTTCATGATGCTGGTCGAGGAGGGCAAGGTCGCGCTGGACGATCCGGTGCACCGGTTCATCCCGTCGTGGAAGAAGCTTGGCGTGTTCCAGGCCGGGGGGGCGGGCGCCTTCATGACCCGGGCCGTCGACCAGCCGATGCGGATCCTCGATCTGCTGCGCCACACCGCCGGCCTGACCTACGGCTTCCAGCAGCGCACCAATGTCGACGCGGCCTATCGCAAGCTGAAGCTGGACGGGGTCGACAGCGAAGGGGGACTGGAGGCCTTCGTCGAAACGCTGGGAACCGTGCCGCTGGAATTCTCGCCGGGCGAGGCCTGGAACTATTCGGTGGCCACCGACGTGCTCGGCTACCTGGTGCAGGTGATCTCCGGCCAACCGTTCGATCAGTTCCTGAAGGCGCGGATCTTCGACCCGCTGAAGATGGTCGACACCGGCTTCTTCGTGCCCGAAGGCCAGCGCCATCGCTTCACGGCCTGCTACACCCTGAATCCCAAGGGCGAGGTGGTGCTGCAGGACGATCCGGCCACCAGCCGCTACTTCTCCGACCCGTCGGTGAAGTCCGGCGGCGGCGGCCTGGTCTCCACGGCCGACGACTATATGCGGTTCTGCCGCATGCTGCTGAACGGCGGCGAGCTGGACGGGGCGCGGATCGTCAGCCCCAAGACCCTGAAGCTGATGACCCTGAACCACCTGCCGGGTGGGCGGGAGCTGACGGAGATGTCCCGCTCGCTGTTCAGCGAGACGGTGTTCGAGGGGCTGGGCTTCGGCCTGGGCTTCGCCATGACCGTCGACCAGGCGCGGACCCGGAACCTGGGGTCGCTGGGCGAATATTTCTGGGGCGGCATGGCCTCCACGGCCTTCTGGATCGACCCGGTCGAGGACCTGGCGGTGGTGTTCATGACGCAGTTGATCCCGTCCTCGGCCTATCCGATCCGGCGCGAGCTGCGGACGCTGGTCTATGCGGCGCTGACGGAGAGCGACGCGTAG
- a CDS encoding ATP-binding protein — protein sequence MGKHLRDEPAGGLAASGLEQAAADWFFESSLDMFVVLENDAILRVNPAWTRLTGWAPEETLGRSMRDFFHLHDTDVLRGVGDTLRAQGQARAEHRLARKGGGWLWVCSQSKLLPETFGHDAVLVVFQDFTEDRARRIERQQSERANELLRNAAGVYVWRFDPRKGIYVFEQDVPTPSSPDGGVRTMTIGEMNGSVHPDDQQKVWEAFSQTLATGDHHVLTYRYFDPAHQSWIWMRSAWRGARGASARSWDVIGISQDVTELVATRDAALHAAEAKSQFLANMSHEIRTPMNGVLGVMHLLKRETLSADGRQLLTEALDCGAMLSELLNDIIDFSKVEAGKLELHVEPIDPAAVLRSVADLLRPLATQKGLGLTIAVAPGVGWIGADPLRLRQALFNLVGNAVKFTLEGGVQVRLAPAGRPGERRLRFEIQDTGVGIDEAIADGLFQRFSQADGSTTRRFGGAGLGLAITRRLAILMGGDIGFSSPPEGGSLFWLEIAAPPASEAVAPAEPADIALLAGARVLIVEDNATNRLIAGRLLQAMGAEVETADDGVQGVEAVERDARGFDLVFMDIQMPGLDGVEATRRIRALGGEAGAIPIIAMTANALAHQRAAYIAAGMNGAVAKPLSPAALVQAIAAVLGQPADAASRAS from the coding sequence ATGGGCAAGCACTTGCGCGACGAGCCAGCCGGGGGGCTTGCGGCGTCCGGCCTCGAACAGGCCGCCGCCGATTGGTTCTTCGAAAGCAGCCTCGACATGTTCGTGGTGCTGGAGAACGACGCCATTCTCCGCGTCAATCCGGCCTGGACCCGGCTGACCGGCTGGGCGCCCGAAGAGACCCTGGGCCGGTCGATGCGCGACTTCTTCCACCTGCACGACACCGATGTCCTGCGCGGCGTCGGCGACACCCTGCGCGCACAGGGCCAGGCCCGGGCCGAGCACCGCCTGGCCCGCAAGGGCGGCGGCTGGCTGTGGGTCTGCTCGCAATCCAAGCTGCTGCCCGAGACGTTCGGACACGACGCCGTGCTGGTCGTGTTCCAGGACTTCACCGAGGACCGCGCCCGGCGGATCGAGCGCCAGCAGTCCGAGCGCGCCAACGAGCTGCTGCGCAACGCCGCCGGCGTCTATGTCTGGCGGTTCGACCCGCGCAAGGGGATCTACGTCTTCGAGCAGGACGTCCCCACTCCATCGTCGCCGGACGGCGGGGTGCGGACCATGACCATCGGCGAGATGAACGGCTCGGTCCATCCGGACGACCAGCAGAAGGTCTGGGAGGCGTTCAGCCAGACCCTGGCGACCGGCGATCACCACGTGCTGACCTATCGCTATTTCGACCCGGCCCACCAGAGCTGGATCTGGATGCGATCCGCCTGGCGGGGCGCGCGGGGCGCCAGCGCCAGGAGCTGGGACGTGATCGGCATCAGCCAGGACGTTACCGAACTGGTCGCCACCCGCGACGCCGCCCTGCACGCGGCCGAGGCCAAGTCCCAGTTCCTGGCCAATATGAGCCACGAGATCCGCACCCCGATGAACGGTGTGTTGGGCGTCATGCACCTACTCAAGCGCGAGACCCTTTCAGCAGACGGCCGGCAGTTGCTGACCGAGGCGCTTGATTGCGGGGCCATGCTGTCGGAGCTGCTCAACGACATCATCGACTTTTCCAAGGTCGAGGCGGGCAAGCTGGAACTGCACGTCGAGCCGATCGATCCGGCCGCGGTCCTGCGCAGCGTCGCAGACCTGCTGCGCCCGTTGGCCACGCAGAAGGGCCTGGGCCTGACCATCGCCGTCGCCCCCGGGGTCGGCTGGATCGGCGCGGACCCTCTGCGGCTGCGCCAAGCCCTGTTCAACCTGGTGGGCAACGCCGTGAAGTTCACCCTGGAGGGCGGCGTCCAGGTCCGCCTGGCGCCGGCCGGTCGGCCAGGCGAACGGCGCCTGCGCTTCGAGATCCAGGACACCGGCGTCGGCATCGACGAGGCCATCGCCGACGGCCTGTTCCAGCGCTTCAGCCAGGCCGACGGCTCGACCACCCGGCGGTTCGGCGGCGCCGGCCTGGGCCTGGCCATCACTCGGCGGCTGGCGATCCTGATGGGCGGCGACATCGGCTTTTCCAGCCCGCCGGAAGGCGGCTCGCTGTTCTGGCTCGAGATCGCCGCCCCGCCCGCCTCCGAGGCCGTCGCGCCCGCGGAGCCGGCGGACATCGCCCTGCTGGCCGGCGCGCGTGTGCTGATCGTCGAGGACAACGCCACCAATCGGCTGATCGCCGGCCGGCTGCTGCAGGCCATGGGGGCGGAGGTCGAGACCGCAGACGATGGCGTCCAGGGGGTCGAGGCCGTCGAGCGCGACGCCCGGGGATTCGACCTGGTCTTCATGGACATCCAGATGCCCGGTTTGGACGGCGTCGAGGCCACCCGGCGCATTCGGGCCCTGGGCGGCGAGGCCGGCGCGATCCCGATCATCGCCATGACCGCCAACGCCCTGGCCCACCAGCGGGCGGCCTACATCGCCGCCGGCATGAACGGCGCGGTGGCCAAGCCGCTGTCCCCCGCCGCCCTGGTCCAGGCGATCGCCGCCGTGCTGGGCCAGCCGGCGGATGCAGCTTCCCGGGCGTCCTAG
- a CDS encoding TetR/AcrR family transcriptional regulator gives MDDGRIASPATERYARKKEAILAAATAILNRQGVKGMTLSDVAAKVGLITTSVTYYYRKKDDLAAACFMRGVERLDAVVGEAAKAPDAPSRLLAFLDLYLDLNRRVRLGEAAPLTRFTEMRALKEPLRGSVQGAFNDLFRRVRGFFEGPQFDHLDKRDRNARTQLLLEQLFWTGSWLRRYDVEDYGRVRDKMYDILVHGLTPKGAGGHAAWAPLPLPDPTPQSSEGQEWRETFLVAATRLINQRGYRGASVEDISAQLNVTKGSFYHHHEDKDALVVECFERTFAVTRKAQADARALGADGWTQLSSATAALVAYQLSEHGPLLRASSMGALPIEIRHEMVQGYNRGSERFAAIISDGVAEGSVRAVDPMIAAHMINSMLNAAASLGVWVPGLERDEAAQLFARPLLTGLFSK, from the coding sequence ATGGACGACGGCCGGATCGCCAGCCCCGCCACCGAGCGGTACGCCAGGAAGAAGGAGGCGATCCTCGCCGCGGCCACCGCGATCCTGAACCGCCAGGGCGTCAAGGGCATGACCCTGTCGGACGTGGCCGCCAAGGTGGGGCTGATCACCACCAGCGTCACCTACTACTACCGCAAGAAGGACGACCTGGCCGCCGCCTGTTTCATGCGCGGCGTGGAGCGCCTCGACGCCGTGGTCGGCGAGGCGGCCAAGGCGCCGGACGCGCCCAGCCGCCTGCTGGCCTTCCTGGACCTGTATCTCGACCTGAACCGCCGCGTGCGGCTGGGCGAGGCCGCGCCCCTGACCAGATTCACCGAAATGCGGGCCCTGAAGGAGCCCCTGCGCGGCTCGGTGCAGGGCGCGTTCAACGATCTGTTCCGCCGGGTGCGCGGCTTCTTCGAAGGTCCGCAGTTCGACCACCTCGACAAGCGCGACCGCAACGCCCGCACCCAGCTGTTGCTGGAGCAGCTGTTCTGGACGGGCTCGTGGCTGCGCCGCTACGACGTCGAGGACTATGGCCGCGTCCGCGACAAGATGTACGACATCCTAGTCCACGGCCTGACCCCGAAGGGCGCCGGCGGCCACGCCGCCTGGGCTCCACTGCCCCTGCCCGACCCGACGCCGCAGTCGTCCGAGGGCCAGGAATGGCGCGAGACCTTCCTGGTCGCCGCCACCCGGCTGATCAACCAGCGTGGCTATCGCGGGGCCTCGGTCGAGGACATCTCGGCCCAGTTGAACGTCACCAAGGGCTCGTTCTACCACCACCATGAGGACAAGGACGCCCTGGTGGTCGAGTGCTTCGAGCGCACCTTCGCCGTCACCCGCAAGGCCCAGGCCGACGCCCGCGCCCTGGGCGCCGACGGCTGGACCCAGCTGTCCTCGGCGACCGCCGCCCTGGTCGCCTACCAGCTGTCGGAGCACGGTCCGCTGCTGCGCGCCTCGTCGATGGGCGCCCTGCCGATCGAGATCCGCCACGAGATGGTTCAGGGCTACAACCGCGGCTCCGAACGGTTCGCGGCGATCATCTCGGACGGCGTCGCCGAGGGCTCGGTGCGGGCGGTGGACCCGATGATCGCGGCCCACATGATCAATTCGATGCTGAACGCCGCCGCCTCGCTGGGCGTCTGGGTTCCAGGCCTTGAGCGCGACGAAGCGGCCCAGCTGTTCGCCCGGCCGCTGCTGACGGGGCTGTTTTCGAAGTAG
- a CDS encoding MarR family winged helix-turn-helix transcriptional regulator has product MANSDPPPGQEPWRGSHTPRDPIGQRLKTISMLTRQIGRKIGENLGVNVTDMAALEHLLINGPMTPGQLAGHLKVTTAAATQVVDRLERAGHVARERRTNDRRKICVVPVAAALDRAFAQLAPMMNGLDGVIADLSPAERQVIERFLDQVVEVYGTVAGLPTASPPRPHC; this is encoded by the coding sequence ATGGCGAACAGCGATCCTCCACCCGGACAAGAACCCTGGCGCGGATCGCACACGCCCCGCGATCCGATCGGCCAGCGGCTGAAGACCATCTCGATGCTCACGCGCCAGATCGGTCGCAAGATCGGCGAGAACCTGGGCGTGAACGTCACCGACATGGCGGCGCTGGAGCACCTGCTGATCAACGGACCGATGACGCCGGGCCAGCTGGCCGGGCATCTGAAGGTGACCACCGCCGCCGCCACCCAGGTCGTCGACCGCCTGGAACGCGCCGGCCACGTCGCGCGCGAGCGACGGACCAACGATCGGCGCAAGATCTGCGTCGTGCCGGTGGCGGCCGCGCTCGATCGGGCCTTCGCGCAACTGGCGCCAATGATGAATGGACTGGACGGGGTCATCGCCGACCTGTCGCCCGCCGAACGCCAGGTCATCGAACGCTTTCTGGACCAGGTCGTCGAGGTCTACGGGACCGTCGCCGGCCTTCCGACGGCCTCGCCCCCTCGACCCCATTGTTGA
- a CDS encoding efflux transporter outer membrane subunit encodes MSEMMTGEPRRPRPFRSGAPTSALDLALGLGLGLAGLVLAGCVNTPRPTPDTRLPAAYEAPAGTAQADLDRWWTSFNDPQLTSLIETALEKAPDARTAAAVLDEARAVRRGQVRQIWIPNTPLTGNAGRTHTEILSQTVPPGGIPFTRGGDSDSYNANFDVSWELDLFGRKRAGLGVVNNDFAAARFAYEGARASLAANVAQSYFEARGLAVQLDDARQTERINTSLRDFAVKKANAGLIATSEADRAEADLADTQARAANLEAQLGAARRSLLILVGRGIDPLASLPVDARLDLAPPVPATIPGDLLGRRPDVREAQARLASASKTLKVNELALLPTFNITPGVGLSKSVSPSFGGGSGTSSTSTSTWTLGANVSIPVLNIPALLADIDAQDARTRQAAIALEKTVQTAYGEAENAMLQLAADQRRVNLLTAGEARAQRAYEANRKGYGLGLIDLTTTLQAEQSWRASRSALTGARTDALLHAVQTYKALGGGWSPTSMTSTQVSSK; translated from the coding sequence ATGAGTGAGATGATGACCGGAGAGCCCAGGCGCCCTCGGCCATTCCGATCCGGGGCTCCGACCTCGGCGCTGGACCTGGCCCTGGGCCTGGGCCTGGGCCTGGCGGGTCTGGTCCTGGCCGGCTGCGTGAACACCCCGCGTCCGACGCCCGACACCCGCCTGCCCGCCGCCTACGAAGCCCCCGCCGGAACGGCGCAGGCCGACCTCGACCGCTGGTGGACCAGCTTCAACGACCCGCAGTTGACCAGCCTGATCGAGACGGCGCTGGAAAAGGCGCCCGACGCCCGCACCGCCGCCGCCGTGCTGGACGAGGCCCGCGCCGTCCGCCGCGGCCAGGTGCGCCAGATCTGGATCCCGAACACGCCCCTGACCGGCAACGCCGGCCGCACCCACACGGAAATCCTCAGCCAGACCGTTCCGCCGGGCGGCATCCCCTTCACCCGGGGCGGCGACAGCGACAGCTACAACGCCAATTTCGACGTCAGCTGGGAACTGGACCTGTTCGGCCGCAAGCGGGCCGGCCTGGGCGTGGTCAACAACGACTTCGCCGCCGCCCGTTTCGCCTATGAAGGGGCCCGCGCCTCGCTGGCCGCCAATGTCGCCCAGTCCTATTTCGAAGCCCGCGGCCTGGCCGTGCAACTGGACGACGCCCGCCAGACCGAGCGCATCAACACCTCGCTGCGCGACTTCGCGGTCAAGAAGGCCAATGCCGGCCTGATCGCCACCTCCGAAGCCGACCGCGCCGAGGCCGACCTGGCCGACACCCAGGCCCGCGCCGCCAACCTGGAGGCCCAGCTGGGCGCCGCCCGCCGCAGCCTGCTGATCCTGGTCGGGCGCGGGATCGACCCTCTGGCCAGCCTGCCGGTCGACGCCAGGCTGGACCTGGCCCCGCCCGTACCCGCCACCATTCCCGGCGACCTGCTGGGCCGCCGACCGGACGTGCGCGAAGCCCAGGCCCGCCTGGCCTCGGCTTCCAAGACGCTGAAGGTCAACGAACTGGCCCTGCTGCCGACCTTCAACATCACGCCCGGCGTGGGCCTGTCCAAGAGCGTGTCGCCCAGCTTCGGCGGCGGCAGCGGGACGAGCTCCACCTCCACGTCCACCTGGACCCTGGGGGCCAATGTCTCGATCCCGGTGCTGAACATCCCGGCCCTGCTGGCCGACATCGACGCCCAGGACGCTCGCACCCGCCAGGCCGCCATCGCCTTGGAGAAGACCGTGCAGACCGCCTATGGCGAGGCCGAGAACGCCATGCTGCAGCTGGCCGCCGACCAGCGCCGCGTCAACCTGCTGACCGCCGGCGAGGCCCGGGCCCAGCGCGCCTACGAGGCCAACCGCAAAGGCTATGGCCTGGGCCTGATCGACCTGACCACCACCCTGCAGGCCGAGCAGTCCTGGCGCGCCTCGCGCTCGGCCCTGACCGGCGCCCGGACCGACGCCCTGCTGCACGCCGTCCAGACCTACAAGGCGCTGGGCGGCGGCTGGTCGCCGACGTCCATGACCTCGACCCAAGTTTCCTCGAAATGA
- a CDS encoding efflux RND transporter periplasmic adaptor subunit, producing the protein MRPFPMTTRTVLAAMILIASTGLTACGDKKDKPAEKAPAAAQARAVSVGSVETRPLGGGVEASGQLVSREEAAVGSELSGYRVARLYADEGDWVRAGQPLAQLDATLLRAQVDQQAALTAQAQAEAKRVAGLDGQGVLSQEQIETRRYQAKAQEAALNELRTRVSRMTITAPVSGRILQRGVQPGQIAGGGTTPWFTIARDGLVELDAEVNEADLAGVRAGQPVQVSLPGGQSVSGVVRLVSPRVDSNSRLGRVRVRLPVRPDLRPGGFGRATFGASGTSVTAIPESAIRYEADGLYVMTVDSANRAHQTPVKIGQKGGGWAQVVQGPQAGTRIVLGGASFVTDGDLIRPAATTQQAAR; encoded by the coding sequence ATGAGACCCTTCCCCATGACGACCCGCACCGTGCTCGCCGCCATGATCCTGATCGCCTCGACCGGCCTGACCGCCTGCGGCGACAAGAAGGACAAGCCCGCAGAGAAGGCCCCGGCCGCCGCCCAGGCCCGCGCTGTCAGCGTCGGCTCGGTCGAGACCCGGCCGCTGGGCGGCGGGGTCGAGGCCTCGGGCCAGTTGGTCTCGCGCGAGGAGGCCGCCGTCGGCTCCGAGCTCAGCGGCTACCGCGTCGCCCGGCTCTATGCCGACGAAGGCGACTGGGTGCGGGCCGGACAGCCGCTGGCCCAGCTGGACGCCACCCTGTTGCGGGCCCAGGTCGACCAGCAGGCGGCCCTGACCGCTCAGGCCCAGGCGGAGGCCAAGCGGGTCGCCGGCCTGGACGGCCAGGGCGTGCTTAGCCAGGAGCAGATCGAGACCCGCCGGTACCAGGCCAAGGCTCAGGAAGCGGCGTTGAACGAGCTGCGCACCCGGGTTTCGCGGATGACCATCACCGCCCCCGTCAGCGGCCGGATCCTGCAGCGCGGCGTCCAGCCGGGCCAGATCGCCGGCGGCGGGACCACGCCCTGGTTCACCATCGCTCGCGACGGCCTGGTCGAGCTGGACGCCGAGGTCAACGAGGCCGACCTGGCGGGGGTCCGCGCCGGCCAGCCGGTCCAGGTCAGCCTACCCGGCGGCCAGTCGGTGTCGGGCGTGGTGCGCCTGGTCAGCCCGCGGGTCGACAGCAACAGCCGCCTGGGCCGGGTGCGCGTGCGCCTGCCGGTCCGTCCCGACCTGCGCCCCGGCGGCTTCGGCCGCGCCACCTTCGGCGCTTCCGGCACATCGGTGACCGCCATCCCTGAGTCCGCGATCCGCTACGAGGCCGACGGCCTTTATGTGATGACGGTCGACAGCGCCAACCGCGCCCACCAGACGCCGGTCAAGATCGGCCAGAAGGGCGGCGGCTGGGCCCAGGTCGTCCAGGGCCCGCAGGCCGGAACCCGCATCGTGCTGGGCGGAGCCTCGTTCGTCACCGACGGCGACCTGATCCGCCCCGCCGCCACGACCCAGCAGGCGGCGCGCTGA